The DNA region AGCGGCTTCTCGCAGTAGAGGTGCTTGCCTGCGCGGGCCGCGGCGATGCCGACCAGCGCGTGCCAGTGGTCGGGGGTGGCGACAAACACCACGTCGACGTCGGGCCGGCCGACCACCTCGCGGAAGTCGCCGCTGGCCAGCGCGTCGGGGAACCGGGCGGACGCGCCCTTGAGGTGGCCGGCGTCGACGTCGCACACCGCCACCACGCGCACGTCGGGCTGCTGCGCCAACCAGTCGAGGTGCATGCCCCCCATGCCCCCGGTCCCCACGCACGCCACCCCTAGCCGGTCGCTAGGGGCGCCGGCCCACAGCCGGGTCGCCGGGACGGCCGCCGCGGCGCCCGCGATCGCGGCGGCCCGCCTCAAGAACTCCCGCCGGTTTCCGGCCCGATCCAGGTCATTGGTGTGCATGGCGACTCTCGGTCAAGACGAGGAGAAGGAAAAGGGGGCAGGCCCGGTGGAGCATTCAACACGTCGTCACTGAGCACGCGTGGATGGACCCGTCATGCCTCGAGCGCTTCGAGGCAGGTCTGCCACTGGATCATGTCGTTGTGCGAATGGGTGAAGCCGATGCTGCGCTCGTAGTCGACGGTCGCCCGCGGGCGGAACGCCACGATGTACGTCCGCCGCCAACGCTCCGAATCGTTCCCGGGAGAGCCGTGGATGATCCGCTCGTTGTGGACGCTCACCGATCCGCGCTTCACCGGCAGCGTCACCACGCGGTCGTCGTCGGTCAGCTCGATCGAGAGCGTGTGCCCCGTGTCGCGGGCGCCGTCCCCCGCCTTGCCGGTGAACACCGGGCGGTGCGGGCGTAGGGCCGGCTCGCGGTGCGAGCCCGGAACGACCAGCAGGCAGCCGTTGTCGCTGTCCGCGTCGTCGAGCGCCAACGAACAGGTGGCCGTCAGCGTGTTCAAGTGGGGGGTCGACGGCCAGTACCCCAGGTCTTGGTGCCAAGCAAACTTGGCCCCCGACCTCTTGGGGCGCTTCGCCAGGAACTGGTCGTAGTCCAGCGTCGCGTCGCCGCCCAGCAATTGCCGGGAGATCGAGGCGGCCCGCCGCTCGTAGACGTTCCCCTTGAGCTCGCCCCGGTACCCGCGGGGGAGCACCGCGTTCACCAGCTCGAAGTCTTCGAACTTGCGGTCGTACGGCCCGCTCATGTCGCAGAAGTCGCGGTTCATGCCCGCTACCTCCCCGCGGATGAACGCGTCGTACAACGACTCGAGCGGCGCCAGCTCGGCCTCGCTGACCACGTCGTCCAGCACCACGTAGCCGTCCTCGTGGAACGCGGCTATCTGCTCGGGGGTGAGCCGGTACTCATCCCCCTGAACCTGTCCGGCGGGGACCTGTTTGTCGATCGTCGTCATCCGTCCCTGCGTCCCGTCGAAGAAGCATGCCCCCTGGGCGGCCGATCCGCTCAGGCTCCCTCCGTTGTAG from Pirellulimonas nuda includes:
- a CDS encoding phytanoyl-CoA dioxygenase family protein, whose amino-acid sequence is MPLGPIVPETGSIRGDRRARGGYNGGSLSGSAAQGACFFDGTQGRMTTIDKQVPAGQVQGDEYRLTPEQIAAFHEDGYVVLDDVVSEAELAPLESLYDAFIRGEVAGMNRDFCDMSGPYDRKFEDFELVNAVLPRGYRGELKGNVYERRAASISRQLLGGDATLDYDQFLAKRPKRSGAKFAWHQDLGYWPSTPHLNTLTATCSLALDDADSDNGCLLVVPGSHREPALRPHRPVFTGKAGDGARDTGHTLSIELTDDDRVVTLPVKRGSVSVHNERIIHGSPGNDSERWRRTYIVAFRPRATVDYERSIGFTHSHNDMIQWQTCLEALEA